A genomic window from Halorubrum lacusprofundi ATCC 49239 includes:
- the xacR gene encoding HTH-type transcriptional regulator XacR: MDTKHPVRTTEKTLALVEELMDRGPCGVTELAEGLEMGKSAVHNHLTTLQKHGYVLKTGDTYQLGLKFLEVGGSTRKSMEFYQVAEPEVKSLANETGELANLLVEEQGMGVYLMRSKGEVAVDLDTYAGLRTHLHATALGKSILAHLPGSRVEEIIERRGLERKTPRSVGSREELFEALECVRDRGYAIDDGERLEGLRCIAAPVKNSSDEVLGAISVSAPASRVSDDDLHGRLPERVLSAANVVELNINY; encoded by the coding sequence ATGGACACCAAACATCCGGTGCGAACGACCGAGAAGACCCTCGCGCTGGTGGAGGAGCTGATGGACCGTGGGCCGTGTGGGGTGACGGAGTTGGCAGAGGGCTTAGAGATGGGGAAAAGCGCGGTCCACAACCATCTCACGACGCTCCAGAAGCACGGGTACGTGTTGAAGACCGGCGATACGTATCAGCTCGGGCTGAAGTTCCTCGAAGTCGGCGGCTCCACCCGAAAGTCGATGGAGTTCTATCAGGTGGCCGAGCCGGAGGTGAAATCGCTCGCAAACGAGACCGGCGAGCTCGCGAATCTCCTCGTCGAGGAGCAGGGAATGGGCGTGTACCTAATGCGATCGAAAGGCGAAGTCGCCGTCGACCTCGACACCTACGCCGGGCTCAGGACCCACCTCCACGCCACCGCACTCGGGAAATCCATCCTCGCGCACCTGCCCGGATCCCGCGTCGAGGAGATCATCGAGCGGCGCGGTCTGGAACGGAAGACTCCACGCAGCGTCGGCTCTCGGGAGGAGCTGTTCGAGGCGTTGGAGTGCGTTCGCGACCGAGGATACGCGATCGACGATGGGGAGCGGCTCGAAGGACTACGCTGTATCGCGGCCCCGGTCAAGAATTCCTCGGATGAGGTGCTGGGAGCGATCAGCGTGTCGGCGCCCGCCAGCCGCGTCAGCGACGACGACCTCCACGGCCGACTTCCCGAACGGGTGCTCAGCGCAGCCAACGTCGTCGAACTAAACATCAACTACTGA
- a CDS encoding phosphoenolpyruvate carboxykinase (ATP): MASHTVVPEPAEYPDPATTDHITYNPSFVELRELSADDEVTTEYGSPSYVSEYRSRSADATANAVDDDFGDADYDVFDRGVEWVNDPNNDVVCVDRVVGRHAETSYVCRLYLPAEYGRIALSWAKLLEPAHGQPPEFVTVQLPDATADPQIRVHPEHGVTTVLGSDYTGEAKKSFLRLFMHRAKRQGGLGLHAGSKRVTLADGDDTRDVGQLFLGLSGTGKSTLTSHGLWLDDPEGVEMIQDDVCALLPSGTVTGSEGGGLYVKTIGLDASEQPELHRAATNESAVLENVAVDDDGTVHFDEPRYGRNARATIRRDQLESSADDIDLDRVDQVFFITRNPLMPPIARLSTEQAAIAFMLGESVETSAGDPSRVGESIRVVGTNPFIVGSEGEEGNRFRDLIADLDIECYVINTGAVGTDDPIDVGVEETVAVLEGAARNRIEWGYNDDLGLTVPSSVPGIDIGQFSVADRVDDFEAARDALRDDRRDYLDRFADLDDEIRNAMY; this comes from the coding sequence ATGGCTTCTCATACGGTGGTTCCGGAACCCGCAGAATACCCGGATCCGGCGACAACGGACCACATCACGTACAACCCCTCGTTCGTGGAGTTACGCGAGCTATCGGCAGACGACGAAGTGACGACGGAGTACGGGTCACCGTCGTACGTGAGCGAGTATCGGTCGCGGAGTGCCGACGCGACGGCGAACGCCGTCGACGACGACTTCGGCGACGCGGATTACGACGTGTTCGATCGCGGGGTCGAGTGGGTCAACGATCCGAACAATGACGTCGTCTGCGTCGACCGGGTCGTCGGTCGGCACGCGGAGACTTCGTACGTGTGCCGGCTGTACCTCCCTGCCGAATACGGACGGATCGCGCTCTCGTGGGCGAAGCTCCTTGAGCCGGCCCACGGCCAACCGCCGGAGTTCGTCACGGTACAGTTGCCCGATGCGACAGCCGATCCGCAGATCCGCGTTCATCCGGAACACGGCGTCACGACGGTCCTCGGCAGCGATTACACCGGTGAAGCGAAGAAGTCGTTCCTCCGGCTGTTCATGCACCGCGCGAAGCGACAGGGCGGGTTGGGCCTTCACGCGGGAAGCAAGCGCGTCACGCTCGCCGACGGAGACGACACCCGTGACGTGGGACAACTGTTCCTCGGCCTTTCTGGTACTGGAAAGTCGACGTTGACCAGCCACGGCCTTTGGCTCGACGATCCAGAGGGCGTCGAGATGATCCAAGACGACGTCTGCGCGCTCCTCCCCTCGGGGACGGTCACCGGGAGCGAGGGCGGCGGCCTCTACGTGAAGACGATCGGACTCGACGCGTCGGAACAGCCGGAGCTACACCGCGCTGCGACGAACGAAAGCGCCGTCTTAGAGAACGTCGCCGTTGATGACGACGGCACCGTCCACTTCGATGAGCCCCGCTACGGACGCAACGCGCGGGCGACCATCCGGCGGGACCAGCTGGAGAGTTCGGCGGATGACATCGACCTGGACCGCGTGGATCAGGTGTTTTTCATCACCCGGAACCCACTCATGCCCCCGATCGCGCGCCTCAGCACCGAACAGGCCGCGATCGCGTTTATGCTCGGGGAGTCCGTCGAGACGAGCGCGGGCGACCCCTCGCGGGTGGGAGAGTCGATCCGGGTCGTGGGTACCAATCCGTTCATCGTCGGCTCCGAGGGCGAGGAGGGGAACCGGTTCCGCGACCTCATCGCTGACCTCGACATCGAGTGCTACGTCATCAACACGGGCGCGGTGGGGACCGACGATCCGATCGACGTCGGCGTCGAAGAGACCGTCGCCGTGCTGGAGGGAGCCGCCCGGAACCGTATTGAGTGGGGGTACAACGACGATCTGGGGTTGACCGTCCCGAGCAGTGTCCCGGGCATCGACATCGGGCAGTTCTCCGTTGCCGATCGCGTCGACGACTTCGAGGCGGCCCGGGACGCGCTCCGTGACGACCGTCGCGACTACCTCGACCGCTTCGCCGACCTCGACGACGAGATCCGCAACGCGATGTACTAG